The Primulina eburnea isolate SZY01 chromosome 8, ASM2296580v1, whole genome shotgun sequence genome contains a region encoding:
- the LOC140839309 gene encoding uncharacterized protein: protein MSSGQKWKQLKSIFTPHGDCGCGPNATDIIEPKPKLKSTSSDQKPSRCPSSSNSSWEIHGGLKSITDGDEERTSTTVSLDIDIDNSPPLYFSETDKNHPKVSKTVSSCPKIHDCFAVVKDSDDPYQDFSQSMIQMIFENEIYSRRDLQQLLDCFLQLNSPQHHETILRAFMEICNGGSGTEIDR, encoded by the coding sequence ATGTCTTCCGGCCAGAAATGGAAACAGCTCAAAAGCATTTTCACCCCACATGGAGACTGTGGATGCGGACCAAACGCAACAGATATCATCGAGCCAAAACCCAAGTTAAAATCCACCTCCTCAGATCAAAAGCCCAGCCGCTGCCCCTCATCTTCAAACAGCTCCTGGGAGATACACGGCGGCCTGAAGTCCATCACCGACGGCGACGAAGAAAGGACCTCCACCACAGTTTCCCTCGACATCGACATCGACAACTCCCCGCCGCTATACTTCTCGGAAACCGATAAAAACCATCCCAAGGTCTCGAAAACAGTCAGCTCCTGCCCCAAAATCCACGACTGCTTCGCAGTAGTTAAAGATTCCGACGACCCTTATCAAGATTTCAGCCAGTCCATGATTCAGATGATTTTCGAGAACGAAATATATTCGAGAAGGGATCTTCAGCAGCTGCTTGATTGCTTTCTACAGCTGAATTCACCACAGCACCATGAGACCATCCTTCGAGCGTTCATGGAGATATGCAATGGCGGCAGCGGCACGGAGATTGATCGATGA